attttatttgaaattccaaaacttaatagaattcaaaacaattcacatattgttttaaaatctagggttattacactaaGTAATGAagtattttataattttttaattcaagaatattttaaatattttacgtaatgtatttagtaaaaatattaaaattcaaataaaataaatgatgtattaaatatgaatgCGTATTTCAAATTTCTCTTGAGTTTATCATCGACTTTTCTAAACATCGCTTACTTTCTATTATATAGAAGGGCAACATTGTCTCAATATATGTCATCGGTACTCGGTGTCGGCCCAAAGAAAGGAGACGAAAATGGCCCAAGATATCTCTGATTTGTGTCATTTCtttgattatatatgcatACAGCTAGCTGCTAATAACAGGTAACATGGCTTTTGCTTTAATGCTTACAAACAATAATACGGATATATCATGATTCTTCTCCTATGATGCCTAAATATGTGCTTGTATGCCAACACTACGAAGACGGGAGGTAAATGCCCAGCTTGGGAAATGAAAGCTATTGCATTTTAAGTTGTCTTCCTTGCTGGCTCTGTGTTCTTTGTGAGGGAAAATTTTCGGCTGACTAAATCATAGTCTGGGACTTTAGTGACTGCAAGGTAGGATTGCGAAAGAACTGAGTTAGTTCccaaaatgaatgaatgaaacaCAAACAGAATATTTTATGAGCCTGAAATTACCATCTCCATATGATGCCATAGTAAGAGGGGTCGATAAAAGCTTTTGAACAGTTGTAGTAATATCTTCCATAGAAACCTCATCTACAGCCTTCATGAGCTGCTCCATTTTCCTATCAAACAAGTAAAAACAATAATAGATATATATCGACATACTCTTTTTAAGCAGTTTATGCGAAATGAAAACACGCAAGCAGGAATTGGTATTGACTACTGAGTAGCTCCTCTAAAACTGTGTGcatgagagggagagggataCTGACACTGGCAGTGAGTAACTTAATTTCAGTAAAGACTAGAACAACTCAATTTGCAAATGCAGGTTTTGCACATAATAtcaaatcatatattataCTGGCAATGACAAAAAAAGGACAACTATGCATGCCAAAGGTAATCTGACCACTCATTTTCATTCGAGAAAACAACTAACAAGCAAGGTTCATGAGAAAATATCATAAACAGTCATGTGAAAGGCCATACCATTCATTGTAAGTTAGGATTTGTCTCCCCATATCCTCTACTACAACCATCTACAGaatcaaaatgacaattaagaaaATAACATTTACAGAATCCAGATGCCTATATATACAGATCCTAcaagaataaataaaatatggaAACTATTATTAAGAATATTATATTATTAGTATTGTGTACATACTCTCGATTCCAAATTCATAAGTATGGAAGACTTCATCGACTGTTTGGCCCGATCTAGCTGTACCACGTCAACTGTGGATAAAAGAAACGAACATGTCAGTGACAAGTTTCCAATTTCGAAGTAAAATAAGGGATGCtaaagaattaaaaaaaaaatcaagaagCCAAGATAACCTTCTCCCGGTGTTGCAAGCGCAATAAGCTCATTTGCGGCTATATCAATGGCTGCTGCCACATAATTAGAACTCTGAAATCCACAAATGTTTGCCAAAATCACTTATCACTAATCACTAATAAAAATAGCATGCTATAAGACATACAATTGAGATCTGAATACTTTTAAAAAGACAAAGGGACTGCTTATCATGAAAAAGACAACACAAATTCATGGTATAGCGACACCAAAACAGTATCCAAGACAACTAACACATGATTTTCAGGAGTTGCTTACAGTAGAAGTTTGGATGCCAAATATACCACTATTGTTGTAGATGCTATTGATTGCTGACATCGACTTAACCTCGGGATTTTTAGCCAACACACGAATATCTGCTCGTTGCCTCATTCCAACAGCACTTGTATTTAGATGCCGAggttatttaattataaaaatagaaagagaggaaaaaaTGCGGGCAGTTCATTTCCAAATGAATGATGTAGCTGATATATAAAGTTATGAGATCCACTATTTCGGTGCACTGTCACATCACACAAGTTAGGGATCCACAGGGGTTGAAtgaagagaggagagagaaactcATGCATCTATGCACTAACATATGCATAAATTCTGCTCAAGCTAATGTCCTAGTTGTATTTGAAACATGAAATGCTTGTTTCTGCGTATTCTACCACTTACATAATCGCGAGTTCATCCCTTTTCTAGGTCCGCCAGATGAATAGGATTCACCTCCTCCCATTAGCATCTACAATAAGATAGCTACATCATTGCTTCATCAGTAAACCATCTAAGGGTGTAAAACAAATTGTGTGATGTGATATAACAAAATAGTGAAATACACTAAAGAGATGCATGATAAAGACCTCAAGAACATTCAAAATCATCGCATCCTTCATTCTAAGCCATCCACCAGGAAGTTCAAATGCAAGAGCAAAATGAGTATCCTGTCTTGCAAggaaaaccaaatttataattcaacgcATGAACAAGAAATGGGGATAATATACACAGATGTGATACATACCCCTGACTCAGCTTGACAACGGTAGTCACCTCCTGTATACACAGACTTTGGCTCCTTAGCAAGAGGGACACTGGGAAGATCTGACAAAAGTGGTTCTGCAACTTTTAGAAGTTCCTCATGTTCAACACCACAAGCAGCCAGCACCATCTGAGGAGCAGTATAATTTTCCTGGAAAAATCCATTCAAATAGAGAATGATTACACACCAACTAACAAGCAAACATACAAAGCTAAAGTTGACAGCATGGAGCAGGTAACTATAAAACTTACGGCAACGAATCCATCCAAAGTTTCACCATCTAGTCTACTAATCAAAGATTCGTGGACCAAGAGTGGATTTGCCAGTCCTCCCTTATAACCAACAGAGTGAACTGCTTCCAATACAAGAGCTTCAGGGTTTTTGGAGGCTTCACCAATGTCATTTTTCACCCTGCAAAGCTGCAAATGATGATACAATAATCAGCTGCAAAGCATAAAAATTCTCAGACGACACACAGAACAAAAGGATTGTGAAAACTTACTTCTTCTTTCACTTCCCAATCAAGGAAAACAGGATTTCGAACTGAATCAATAAGCAGTTCCACCATTTCAGGAACATAAGTCTTCAGAGAACTAATGGTGTAACTCATCTGCTCGCGATACGCCGACGCTTGAACAGTGCCACCAATGGCCTCTACCTCCCGCACAATACGCAGATGACTACGGTTTCTTGTGCTCTTGAAAGCCATACGCTCCAGCAGGTGCGAGGCCCCGAATGAACCACAATTTATATACAAGCCTATAGAAGCTGTAGGTATCTGGCAAACAACCATCCAACAACAATGAATCACATAACACACGAAAACAACCACTTCCACTCATACCTCAGACTTCATGGAAGCTATTTTGACACCATTAGGCAGAGTAGTAATCTTCGGCTTCTCCGGCTGAACATAATCCGGCAATGCAGGTGGAATCTTAACACCTTCAAGAGGGATGTCCAGTGGAGGCATAGTCGTGGACCGTCCTCCGGTCAGCCAACCAAACAAACCACCCAAAGGAGACGACGAAGGCTTCGCCGCAGCAGCGGTGGCTGAACTCGGAACTTCACCCAATGTCGAAAACCTAGCCACTCCCCTAATGCCTATCCTTCCCTATAACATTCAACACCAAAGCATAACATAGTCATATATTCACAATCTatcatatgattcatatcATAGCCATGACAGGCATTAAAGCATATAAGCCTAGCCTAAATCAAACCCTAACTTGAACTAAACAAGCATTAAGCTCAAGAATCTTACTTAAACTAGCAAAATCCAACTTTACTCTTTCAGATTCTCATTCTTTGATCGAGTTTTAATTTTTGCTCTGATACTTGAATTTCTAAGCTTACAAACAGCTATTAGAGTTTCGGCATTACTAAAGAAACAAGTGAATCAATAACGGGGACGGTCATCGGAAAATAATCGCCGGCGATCAGTGTTAGTTGGAGAAAGAATCAGAGAACGTACGGAGCGAGGTTACTGACCTTGAGAGCCCTGAGGCGTGACGAGGCGGTTTTTAACATGGCGGCGACGCCGATAGTAGCTGATAAAGCGTTGGACTGATTtcggaggaagagagagaaagagagaggggaGGAGGAGAGTGGTTGCTTTGTGTGTGTGAGCTCCGCCACTgaaggcggaggaggagggaaaAAGACGTGTGGAATTTTCTAGAGGGGGAATTTTGGGCCGTTCGATATTCTGACACGTGTTGTTCTGGACAGATGTAATGGTGCCAAGTCAGCATATTGTGCACTCATAGTACCCGAGTTTTGGGTTTACTGGTTCAGTAGTCGAAAATAAAggtgaattttcttcttttagttGCTTGGATAACAAGAAAAATCTCACGAAAGAGAGGGATTCGTCTATCATGCAGTTCTTCATACGATGCGGATGAAATTATCATCATTCAATTTTCATAAAATTAGATCTTGTGGTCCTCATTAtacttctttctttatttttttgtctgTTTTTTTTCACACACATATAAATCGATCTGCATAGGTTGCATGCATGTTAGAATTTTCCCGAAAGAGAGATGTATTACTAAGAGTTTCAATGACAAAAAGATGAAGACGATTCTGTGTTATTTTTTTGACAAAATATTCTGTGTTAATAGGCTTTGATATCAAACATATAAACACAAATGTAAATAATACACTCGTAGCTATATAATAAGTCTGGCATAGCTAACATGTAGTAATAAATTTGGGTGAGCAAAAATTTGAGTATGGGTATGAATTTTGACTCAAATTGTGTTGTTTGAGATGCCCTAACACGTCTTGTAAAACTAACATCATTAGACATAGATAAAATCATGTGATTTCACGGATAAAACATATTTAGAATTAATAAGAGCTTTGTTCATTCATTTGAAATCAAGTTTCTTGAATATAACGCTATGTATATGTACAATCCATAATAGATCTCTCTTTAAAATCTGGaaattattgttgtttttctaGTTTCCATAATTGCTTTTGCCATAGGtttcaaagaaaagaaacttagAACATGAGAACTAAAATGAGAGAAGTATGCAAATCATATATGTCACTGCTTATGCATATATTTGAGTATCTAACTTAAGGGTTAGCAATGGGCCGGGTCTCGGCAACTTTTTTATGAATTTTAGGGCCGAGTTGAGTTGGGCTTGTTTATAAAATCAAGACCCACGGACTACTCATGCGTTTTCAGGCCTTATGGGCTTTTTCAGGTCAAGTCAAGTTTTTTGAATGGACTCGACTAGACCTATTATATTTATGTGTAatgtatattaaaaaaatatatggtaatcatttaactaaatatagtacaaaaaaattaatatatacaacatataaatacatataaaataattaattttaaaaatgaatGAGTTTTGGACTGGTTTTTGATCGGATTTTTTAGGGCCGGACCAGGTTTTGGCCTTATATGCTCCAATAAGTCGGGCTTTGGGCTAGGCCGAGACTTTGGACCCTTGGCCTTTACCTAACCTTATACCCATAAGGCCGGGCTGTAACTGGGTTTTGACCGGGCCAAGTCGGACCTTGGTCTGAGCTACCCACTGGCCAAATGATAACCCTTTCTAACTACATTCCAATTAACAACTACTATATATTTTTCAAGAAATTCAGCAGCTAATAATGCTTTCCCCCCTGATTAGTGACACTAATTGTTAGTTCAGAAAAACAAAGTTGTTCTGATAGCTAAGGTTGGAGCAAGAGCCATAGAGTGGTATAGGATGTTTTCATGTTTCCTTGCTTGACGTGAAAAGTAGGATAACAAAAAATGGCACAAAAAGACATGAACTAGGAACATTTTGAATGGGCACATAGGGCTATAGGAGCACTGCATAAAAATGCTCGTGTAACATTTTCTCGATGAAGCTTGTGCacgtaatttttattttcagaatatGTAATTTCAAATCCTTAGACCACAGTATTGATGTCTATATGACAATTACAtgattgaccaaaaaaaaaagatgacaaTTACATCAACCAACAATATATAAGATGCACCACTTCTTTTTCCCAAGACACAAGCAATATCCACTTCTTTCTACTCTCTACCCTTTTTCTCTTGAGCACTATTACATAACTACATATACATCGACAATTAGAACATGGTGTACATGATCCTAAATTTTGGATGTGGTACTCCTGGCGTCTGCATTCTTGACTTTCTTTCTTACTCGGTCTTGGTTCCTCAATCAGATGTTGAGGGCAATGAATTGAATCATGGTGTTCGTTTAATATGGAGATCGTACGTGGATGCACAACAAATTGGCTAAATTTTATGAACAGTATAACCTGATTCCTTTGATGTCATGTTCTCCTTCCAATGCTCAAATTCAGTTCTGCCAAACACCACTTGCTTGATCCCCACAAAGCTGCTCAgatcaagaaaaaaagaagaagcggAATTGGAGGTTAAACGAACTTGCCAATGATTCGTATTTTCAGTTAAGGTACATCCATAATAGAGAGCGAGATATCTTTAAAATCTGGAATTTGTTGTTGTTCTAGTTTTCATCCATTAGCAAGCAAATTCGTATCATCAAGAACTTGCTAATTAAGAAGCTTAAATCAAGTTGAGTTAACCCTGTGCTACTCAGAAGGGTGAAAAAACACAGCATTGAAGCTTAACCAAAATTCAAAGGTTTACATCGAAGTCCCTAAGACCCTAACCATGGGAAACACCGCGAAGTTGATGAACCAAATCATGCAGCTGAAATTTACGTCCAAGTCCCTCGCACGTCAAGCAAAAAAGTGCGAGAAGGAAGAGAATCCGAGAaggtgaaaataaaaaaggccaTGGAGAAAGGCAATGTCGACGGCGCTCGTATCTACGCCGAGAACTCAATCCGAAAGCAAACCGAGCAACTCAACTATCTCCGACTATCCTCCCGCCTCGACGCCGTCGTGGCGCGGCTGGACACGCAGGCCAAGATGAGCACCATCAACATGTCGATGGGCAGCATCGTCAAATCACTCGAGACCTCGTTGGCCACTGGAAATCTCCAGAAGATGTCGGTgaaacgaccccaaaatttcgagcttaaaaactcaaaattctaaagtcgttaaacacaaaataatctcaataaaatcgaaatcatttaagtgcacagcggatcatcactgagttatcaatacaactcagaaaaccaattattacaacccaaatttataatttacattacgtaagttggaatgtaataatcctcacaatctctcacaaaatagtcacacaaaatcttcacacaagctggaggtaaatcacttcaagtcctctgagcggtccgtcaattcccgctaatctacacctgcggagtcatccactacaccatcgaattggtgcaccgggattgtaaacacaaacccggtaagctttacagctcgtatgagtaaaatgaaaacatataacttgcatatcaatatatacgaaaatccacaaaacaaacaaatataaatgcactcatgagtcagtggacggcccatctggttgtcccaaagaaaaagaagcgctcatgagaaattaagtaacccttctggttacccaaatgcatttataatacgggtaccaagaacgctggtacacatctgttacccctctcgtaatacaccgccgatattggatagccacccgctacccaacatccaaaacaatctgagtacccatgagcagataaccacccgttacctcacatgcagtactaaggcagacagactagagctctaactgtatcgtaactttcgcccggccaaaggctaggttccgacttgccaaacacgtacaataatctcacatcatattgtatcaatcacgtctgaagacaaatcaacattttaacaatctcaatgttaaaaatcacgtacaataatctcacatcatattgtaccaaaaatcatgtccgaagacaaatcaacattttaacaaactcaatgttaaaatcacgtacaataatctcacatcatattgtaccaaaaatcatgtccgaagacaaatcagcattttaacaaactcaatgttaaaatcacgtacaataatctcacatcatattgtacaaatcaaaatcacgtgctcgatatttaaatctcgtcatcgaaatgacataaatcatgataaaatcataacagtatattatatagcaaactatatatatatatatgtacatatttaccatttatacaatatatatataatccattatatcgtatacatgtcatatttcataaacacgtccgaagacaaaaactcgtccgaagacaaactcgtccgaagacaaaacattttaacaaactcatgttaaaaccacgtacaataatcacacctcatattgtacaaaaatcacatcacatgctcaacatttaattctcgtcattcgaaatgaccaattccaatgaattcataacagtatataatatagcaaactatatatatatgtacttattaccatttatacgatatatacgtaatccactatattgtatacgtggtcgtaattcaatattaaaaactcatgcaaaaatcttggaatcaccgcaagggtagattcgtaaataagtgagattttactcaccttatcgactcgagcgtaattcacaattcccgatgataattcctttcctcgatttaacgatcaccttgaaaagataagaaaagagtttagaatcgtttcgtaaacctttaaatgccgaaacagtaataatcggttactgttcagcaattttcggttttttttcgaagttactgttcaatggtactgttcactgttactattcacggttactgtacaagtctacgatttatacgtatttctgtacgtataaatgttatatacgtatttctgtacgtataaatgttatatacgtatttctgtacgtataaacattaatacgtatttctgtacgtataaatattaatacgtatttctgtacgtataaatattatatacgtatttctgtacgtataaatattaatacgtatttctgtacgtatacgtacgatttaaatgtaaatacaatctcagtaaataaaatttactatttaccttttacaaattactttttacatttactgaaagtaatttatatttacttttaccgaaggtaaaatttaattacctttaccgtagtaaataaaaattacatttacatttactgtacacagtaaattaccaaaataccctttcagtcaaaactaatcacaccgcctcacacggcggcgcgtgtggcacacgcgccacctccgggcggccgcgcgtggggcccacgcgccgaggctaaccacggcgcgtagcacgccaacGCTACCTCAAATCTCTCCTACTTTCTCCCCTCTCCTTCCCTCCGGCCTTAGGCCGCCCCTACACCACCCCACACTTCCACACGCTCCTTCACGCGCCGCTTTAAGCGGCGGTGTTCAACACCTCCACACACTCCTCCGATCGCCACAAatcaaccaaaaacaacaacaaatcaaTCACATAACCCATCCATACCAATCCTCACCTCGATCAGACCTTTGGATCGTCAAAAACGACGTTGGAGAGCTCGAGATGCCGGCGGCCTTGCAGTTGAGCAGCGGCGGTGCCTATCGCGGTTTTTGATCGCCGATCTTGTCACCGGTGGCACTAGGGGTGAGGAGAGATGATGGTGGTGCAGTCCCTAAGCCTTGGTCTCACCGGTGGAGCGTTTGGGCGACGGAGAATCGCAAGGTTtcggtgagagggagaggaagaaagtgacagtgagagggagagggaagaGTGATCAGTGTGAGGGAGAAGGAAGAGTGATCAGtgtgagggagagggagagagtgaTCGGTCAGAGGGAGAGGGACTCGGGGAGGCACGAtcggtgagagagagagaaaaccgagagagggagggagaaagagagagcgGCGGGGTGAGAGGGgtgaaagggtttccaattatgggaaccctagttgcaacatttacttatataccccctcccaaaatcggaaaccaacttccgtcgttaataacttttacgttcgacgtccgattcgtacgcgtcacatatccacgaactcgtatcgacgagttctacaactttcgtgaagaaagttttcacaaacgatcgacggaataaaagtcgataatttcgttcggaaaagtaacgtttttcttattaaacgttccgagaacgttttcCGCTTCCGTTCCGTAAAGTTGCAAACTAACAAAAtcaatttaaatgaatttcctaactttatagaatttacttccaatcaaatatcgttttgaaaaattggggttattacagtCAGAGACGATGGACAGGTCGAGAGGCAGTTTGTCAGCATGGAGGTTCGGGCTGAGTTCACCGAGAACGCCATGGCGGGGTCGACCTCGCTTTCGACTCCGGAAGGTGATGTGAACAGTCTCATGCAGCAAGTTGCGGATGACTATGGGCTTGGGGTGTCTGTGGGAATGCCTCGACTGGTTGGCCAGGCCGTGAAGATCGAAGAAGCCAAAAAGGtcgatgaggatgatgagaaCGACCTTTCTAGGAGCCTTGCGGAGCTCAGGGCTACAGGACAGATGTTGTTAGGAGTTCGtaggttttagggtttaaatTCTAGAAGTACGTACACTCATTTTTCCTTGTAATGTACTTTTGATAATATTGTATCTTCTACCACAACCAGCCAGCCCCGACCATTTTAACAATGTAATTACCATGAGAATACTCCTATCTCTTCGATCACCAACTATATATGTTCTTTGATCGTTAATTGCCCGTATGTTCTTGCTTACTGGTGAATATAACTCAATAGAGTTTGAAAGGAGGAAAAAGCCTGAGGTGGATGTCACATTATGTTAATTCATCATATTTGGaccttgtttgaattcaagaAACTTCTTGTCCAAAAACAATGGATAGAAACTTCTTGTTCAAAAACAATGGATCAGACTAGACTCAACTGATGTATACTTTTAGTCAATGTCCTAAAACGTACCATGCCATGCAGCAACTGATGTATAGGATATTGGAAACCTAGCCTGTAATCTTGGTCCCCCATTTTCAAACAACTCAGTTTGAGAAACTATAAGTAGGCTAGCGTCCAAGAATTTGAATAAAATCCATTCAACTAGTGAATTGATTCTTGATTAATATTCTATCTGGATTTTGACCATGCCACCCCATATATCTTCTGTTGCAAGATGCAGGCAGTATATAATTCTATGGAATCTTGCCAACTTGTAACCAAATTCAGATCGATCATTTTAAGTACTAAAGCTTGAAGATATACATTTGATACGTCAAAGACTCTTAATCAATAAGTgccatggaagtcccaaatGCTTAATATTCCTCTGGTAATCATAGAATGCCTATTGCTTCAAATGGAAGGGAATGTTACCATTCTCTCATGGACAAATGGATAAGTAGTAGTGTACAGTACTAGTGGAAGTCTCTGTTGATTCTATTCTTTTAGGGAACCTCTAATTTGTTCACAGtcccaatttaagtatctaagtagcaattgaaaaataaagaagACCAGGCCTTTGGATTAGCAATTGTTCATCGATCCCAATCTAAATGTACAATTCATTATTTTGcagcaaaacaaaagaaaacgaCTTCAAATTGTGCTAACCCTTAATGTAGTTTTCTGCATAAATTAGAAGTGCCATCTCTTTCTTCCTACTTGTCCTACAGATGCCATTATTCTCTCAATTATCATTCACCTTTTTCTCTCCTGAACATCAATTTGCATTTTCCTATTCCAATGGCTACCTATATACACATTGGAGCATGGTTCTGTCTTCATGTGTATCATACATACACCAAAATCATGGCAGAGACGTCAATGGTTTCGATGTACTTGACCAAAGATTATTACCCTTTCAAACGGGGATTGCCAAATGGTTCGTTCTTACTTCTCATCCAAGTATCAAATTTATAATTGTACCTAACAAACAGTTGCCAATATAATAGACTCTGTTCTGTTATTTCAGGTTTTCTCTGGAAACAATTTCTTGCAGAAACCTCAACTACTTCCAAACTCAAGTTTTTGTGCCCTCCGATTCTTGGGGCCAGCtttaagaaaatgaattgCTGTGTTTTATCTCCAAATAAATCGTCACCAAGTGTGATGATGCCAGAGTTACTTGATGCATGGAACGACGAATATGATGGAGTCATAATTAATCCAGAGAGCTTACCCATGAGTTCAAATGCTTTTGCATCTGCTGTTCAGGCTTCTCTGTCCAAATGGAAAATGAAGGTCTAATTGATGTGAATGAATAGTGTTGATTTGAATATACCTATAAACCTGGccattatttaaatatatcaaaaattGTTGG
This genomic interval from Argentina anserina chromosome 1, drPotAnse1.1, whole genome shotgun sequence contains the following:
- the LOC126783099 gene encoding mitochondrial-processing peptidase subunit alpha-like isoform X2; translation: MLKTASSRLRALKGRIGIRGVARFSTLGEVPSSATAAAAKPSSSPLGGLFGWLTGGRSTTMPPLDIPLEGVKIPPALPDYVQPEKPKITTLPNGVKIASMKSEIPTASIGLYINCGSFGASHLLERMAFKSTRNRSHLRIVREVEAIGGTVQASAYREQMSYTISSLKTYVPEMVELLIDSVRNPVFLDWEVKEELCRVKNDIGEASKNPEALVLEAVHSVGYKGGLANPLLVHESLISRLDGETLDGFVAENYTAPQMVLAACGVEHEELLKVAEPLLSDLPSVPLAKEPKSVYTGGDYRCQAESGDTHFALAFELPGGWLRMKDAMILNVLEMLMGGGESYSSGGPRKGMNSRLFDVVQLDRAKQSMKSSILMNLESRMVVVEDMGRQILTYNEWKMEQLMKAVDEVSMEDITTTVQKLLSTPLTMASYGDVTKVPDYDLVSRKFSLTKNTEPARKTT
- the LOC126783099 gene encoding mitochondrial-processing peptidase subunit alpha-like isoform X1, whose translation is MLKTASSRLRALKGRIGIRGVARFSTLGEVPSSATAAAAKPSSSPLGGLFGWLTGGRSTTMPPLDIPLEGVKIPPALPDYVQPEKPKITTLPNGVKIASMKSEIPTASIGLYINCGSFGASHLLERMAFKSTRNRSHLRIVREVEAIGGTVQASAYREQMSYTISSLKTYVPEMVELLIDSVRNPVFLDWEVKEELCRVKNDIGEASKNPEALVLEAVHSVGYKGGLANPLLVHESLISRLDGETLDGFVAENYTAPQMVLAACGVEHEELLKVAEPLLSDLPSVPLAKEPKSVYTGGDYRCQAESGDTHFALAFELPGGWLRMKDAMILNVLEMLMGGGESYSSGGPRKGMNSRLYIRVLAKNPEVKSMSAINSIYNNSGIFGIQTSTSSNYVAAAIDIAANELIALATPGEVDVVQLDRAKQSMKSSILMNLESRMVVVEDMGRQILTYNEWKMEQLMKAVDEVSMEDITTTVQKLLSTPLTMASYGDVTKVPDYDLVSRKFSLTKNTEPARKTT